One region of Flavobacterium sp. GSB-24 genomic DNA includes:
- a CDS encoding methyltransferase domain-containing protein produces MRLHRNLVYTTIDSLNAIFNEGEYADKVVARALKKDKRWGSSDRKFVAETIYEIVRWKRLYAEIADVKEPYDRDNLWRMFAVWAVLRGYPIPDWRQLEGTPERKIKGRFDELSKNRALKESIPDWMDELGVKELGEKVWAKEIAAQNQPAKVILRTNTLKGTKENLRNTLMDLNIETEYLKDQPEALVLKERANVFLTDAFKQGLFEVQDANSQLVAGFLDVKPGMRVVDTCAGAGGKTLHMASLMENKGQLIAMDLYESKLKQLKLRAKRNGAFNIEYRIIDSTKVIKKLHEKADRVLIDAPCSGLGVLKRNPDSKWKLQPEFIDNIRKVQSEVLENYSKIVKPGGKLVYATCSILPSENQEQVEKFLKTEIGQQFTFVEDRKMLASESGFDGFYMALLERKA; encoded by the coding sequence ATGAGATTACACAGAAATTTAGTTTATACTACCATCGACTCTTTAAATGCAATTTTCAATGAAGGAGAATATGCAGACAAAGTGGTAGCAAGAGCATTAAAAAAAGACAAACGTTGGGGAAGTTCTGACAGGAAGTTTGTTGCTGAAACGATATACGAAATTGTTCGTTGGAAAAGATTGTACGCAGAAATTGCAGATGTTAAGGAACCTTATGACAGAGATAACTTATGGAGGATGTTTGCCGTTTGGGCTGTTCTTCGCGGTTATCCAATTCCTGATTGGAGACAATTGGAAGGAACTCCTGAAAGAAAAATAAAAGGTCGTTTTGACGAATTATCTAAAAACAGAGCTCTAAAAGAATCTATTCCAGATTGGATGGACGAATTAGGAGTTAAAGAATTGGGTGAAAAAGTGTGGGCAAAAGAAATTGCCGCACAAAATCAGCCGGCAAAAGTTATCCTTAGAACCAATACTTTAAAAGGTACTAAAGAAAACCTTAGAAATACTTTGATGGATTTAAATATTGAAACAGAATATTTAAAAGATCAGCCAGAAGCTTTAGTGTTGAAAGAAAGAGCAAACGTATTTTTAACAGATGCTTTTAAACAAGGTCTTTTTGAAGTTCAAGATGCCAATTCACAATTAGTTGCAGGATTTTTGGATGTAAAACCTGGAATGCGTGTTGTTGATACTTGTGCTGGAGCTGGAGGAAAAACATTGCATATGGCTTCTTTAATGGAAAATAAAGGTCAGTTGATTGCAATGGATTTATACGAAAGCAAATTAAAACAACTAAAGCTGCGAGCTAAAAGAAACGGCGCTTTTAATATTGAGTACCGTATTATCGACAGCACAAAAGTGATTAAAAAACTACACGAGAAAGCAGACCGTGTTTTAATTGATGCACCTTGTAGCGGTTTAGGAGTTTTAAAGAGAAATCCAGATTCTAAATGGAAATTACAGCCTGAATTTATTGACAATATTCGTAAAGTACAGAGTGAAGTTTTAGAAAACTATTCTAAAATTGTAAAACCAGGCGGTAAATTAGTTTACGCAACTTGTTCTATATTACCATCAGAAAATCAGGAGCAGGTAGAGAAATTCTTAAAAACAGAAATCGGACAACAATTTACTTTTGTTGAAGACCGTAAAATGCTGGCTTCAGAATCTGGTTTTGACGGATTCTACATGGCACTTTTGGAACGTAAAGCTTAA
- a CDS encoding AMP-binding protein, whose translation MSNLTHKNVHNYFKLNGYHLNAKDLCRVAYSFIKEGDAYEQSIGEFFLDWFDKKEYIEMTTSGTTGLPKLVRLQKQAMIHSALATGDFFDLKPGDKALLCLPTQFIAGKMMLVRSLILGLELDVVSPSLHPLALNSKTYDFVAMVPLQVQNSIKELSKVRKLIIGGAKMDSSLEEQLLPLKTEIYETYGMTETITHIAAKRLGDSVFSILPNVKISQDERQCLVINVSTISDEPIVTNDLVELVNEQQFIFLGRIDNVINSGGVKLIPEQIEAKLIGKISNRFFVTGLPDTVLGEKLVLVIEGEKQDFPADFFDVLGKYEKPKEIVFVSKFKENENGKLLRKPTLQS comes from the coding sequence ATGTCAAATTTAACCCATAAAAATGTTCACAATTATTTCAAGTTAAATGGTTATCATTTAAACGCAAAAGATTTGTGTCGTGTCGCTTATAGTTTTATCAAAGAAGGAGATGCTTACGAACAATCAATAGGAGAGTTCTTTTTGGATTGGTTTGATAAAAAAGAATATATCGAAATGACTACTTCAGGAACTACTGGTCTTCCTAAATTAGTTCGACTGCAAAAACAGGCAATGATTCATTCTGCCTTAGCAACTGGTGATTTCTTCGATTTAAAACCGGGAGATAAAGCTTTATTGTGTCTTCCAACTCAATTTATTGCGGGAAAGATGATGTTGGTGCGCAGCCTAATTTTAGGATTAGAACTTGACGTAGTTTCGCCAAGTCTTCATCCGCTGGCTTTAAATTCTAAAACTTATGATTTTGTTGCGATGGTTCCGCTTCAGGTTCAAAATTCGATAAAAGAACTCTCAAAAGTTCGTAAGCTGATAATCGGTGGTGCAAAAATGGATTCTTCTCTTGAGGAACAACTTTTACCGCTTAAAACCGAAATCTATGAAACTTATGGAATGACGGAGACAATTACTCATATTGCAGCAAAACGTCTGGGAGATTCTGTTTTTTCAATTCTGCCAAACGTAAAAATATCTCAAGACGAACGTCAATGTCTAGTAATTAATGTTTCTACAATTTCTGATGAACCAATTGTGACTAATGATCTGGTAGAATTGGTAAATGAACAGCAATTTATTTTTCTAGGAAGAATTGATAATGTAATTAATAGTGGAGGAGTGAAGCTGATTCCAGAACAGATTGAAGCCAAATTGATAGGCAAGATAAGTAACCGATTTTTTGTAACTGGACTTCCTGATACTGTTTTAGGAGAAAAATTAGTTTTGGTTATTGAAGGTGAAAAGCAAGACTTTCCAGCCGATTTCTTTGATGTTTTGGGAAAATATGAAAAACCGAAAGAAATTGTGTTTGTTTCAAAATTTAAAGAAAACGAAAACGGAAAGTTACTGCGAAAGCCGACCTTGCAATCTTGA